The sequence TTGCAAGATAATAGGCAAAAATATTTAACAAAATATCGGGAGCGAGTACTTAAAACTAATCTCCGTAAAAAATAATTTTACGGAGATTAGTTTTTTTATTAACCTTAACTAATTAAAATGAATAAACTTATAATTGTCGGAAATGGCTTTGATTTAGCACATGGTCTCAAAACGAAATATTCAGATTTAATCAATTTTTTTTGGGAGTCACTTTTATTAGAATGTGATAAACTTAATTCAAACATGCATAAGAACAATACAACTATAGGTGATAAATTACCTATAGGGTTTTCAAATGAAGTTTACAGTGTTCAGATAAGTAATGTTTTTGCTTTGTCAGAAGATCATTATATCAACACCAAAATCAACAAAGGTTTAGAAAAAGCTTTGGAAGAAGTAAATGAAAATTTCATAGTAGATATCAAAAATTCATTATTTGAATTTCTTCTAAAACAAATTGAAGTACAAAATTGGGTTGATATCGAAAATGAGTATTACGAATTTTTACTTGAACAGCTTAATTTTGAGAAGAAAAAAAAGGAAGTTCTGGTATTATTAAATTGAATTATGAATTAGATTTAATTAAAAATCTTTTAGCTAGTCATTTACGAACTGAACAATCAATGAAAATTGAAAAAATAGAATCTATTCATGAAAAAGTTATAACAAATAATGAATGGCAACCTGTTATATCTGTTGGAAGAAGACACTTTCCTATTTTAAGAACTTTAGTTGTTAATTTTAATTATACAAATACCTTTGAAAAGCTATATTTAAATAATTTGAGAGACTATAACAAGAAATTTTCTAATCGGTCAATGGAGCATATACATATTCATGGTGATATCAATGATTTGCAGAATAATCCTATGATATTTGGATATGGTGATGAGTTAGATAAAAATAGCAAAGATTTAGCTGAAATTAAAGGTTCTGAGTTTTTTAAAAATATAAAATCTTTAAATTATCAATCTACAAGTTACTATAAAAATATTCTAAAATTTATTGATGAAAATAAATTTGAAGTAATAATATTGGGGCATTCTTGCGGGAACTCAGATAGGACTTTACTTAATACAATTTTTGAACATGAAAATTGTACTACTATACAGCCTTATTATCATAAATGGGAAGGTGGCGATAATTATTTTGATATAGTCTGCAACATATATCGAAACTTCACAAAAAACGCCTCATTCAGAGAAAAAGTAGTAGAAAAAAATCTTTGTGAAACATTGACATAATATTTCTAAATTTGAATATTAATTTTAGCCACAAGTGAAAAAAATATTATTCTTTTTAATACTTCCTGTATTCGTATTCTCACAGCATACCGCTAAAGTTATAGGAATTAAAGACGGCGATACAGTCGTTATTTTAGATAGCCTAAAAAATCAAGTTACTTTGAGATTAGCAGATGTTGATTGCCCTGAAAATAATCAGCCTTTCGGAAAAAATGCAAAACAATTTACTAGTGATCAAATATTTGGTAAAACTGTAAAATACTACATTACGACTACCGACAGATACAATAGAAGCATTTCGAAAATTTATTACGATAACGGTAAATATTTATCTGAAGAAATTATTAAAAATGGTTTAGGATGGTGGTATTATAAATATTCAAAAGATAAAAATCTCGGTAAATTAGAAAACCAAGCTAGTTCTAAAAAATTAGGTTTATTTCAGGACCCAAACGCAATACCTCCTTGGATTTACAGAGAAGAAAGAAGAAATTCAAACTAAATATATCATTTCGGAATTTTTAAATTCATATAATTTTATTTCACTAAAGCTTAGCATTTTTATTAAGCTTTTTTACTTGCCTAAACCTCCCTACACCTTAGCCACGCATAACAGTATTCCATCACTATTGCCAGCTTTGATACAGCTATTGATTCCAGTGATTGATGACTGTCTTCTACACATAATCACCTAAAGTAATATTTTAAAAAAGCGATGCTATCTGCATCGCTTTTTTAATCAGCGTTGTAATAAAAAGTATTATTATCATCGAGATTTATTTTTCTCAAAATTTCTTTACCTACTTCAGGGTTGAATTCAATATAATTAGAATATTTATCTCCATCATTGCTTTCATCAACTCCGTGAGTAAACTCTAGTTCAAATAATTCTTCATACGTGATTCCTAATAAATCTGCTAATTGTCTGTTAGCCTGCTCCTCATTGATGTCGTCTAATTGTTGATTGCTCATAAATTAATTTTCTAGTTGGTTAGACAACATAGATAAGAATATTTCTTTTAAGTACAAAATGTTAACGAAAATATAAATGTATAGTGTAGCTTTACAACTTTGCAACATATAAACAAAATTTATTTATATTTGTACAACAATTACAACAAAAAAATGAAATCCCAACAGCGTCAACTGTCAGGATTTCAAACCTTTCATTATTTTTCTTTCTTTGTAAACGCTGCTAAAACGTTGTATAAAAGATAGGATAATGAAACTAAATTGCGCAGCGCAGTAAATTCATCGCTGCACAAAATTTTAATTATGTCGTCCATTATTAAAATTTTTGTTAGAGTATTTATGTAACCACCTCACTGTCCAATCAGCAAACAGGTTACTTATCTACTGATTAAATAAAATATCCTTCATGAGTATCGCCAAATATTCCGAAGGATATTTTTCTATTTTTATTCTCATTTCTTCTTTAAACCAATATCAATCTTTTAAATAATAAAACATTAATTTTTTAAAAAGTTAAATCATAATATATTTTCTCTATCCTACAGTACAAAAATAACCTAAATTGTTATAACATTATTTTTTTAAGATTTTTTAAGATTTATTGATTTTAAAAAAAATTATATATCGTAGCGAAATTTGTAATGTAACTAAAATTTAGTTACATTTGTGTAAAGGAAAATTGGATGTCGAAAAAAGATAAACTTATTGCAAGACTAAAAAATAATCCAAAGGATTTTGAATATAGTGAATTAAGAACTTTGTTAATATCTTTAGGTTACGATGAAGATAATAAAGGTGGTACATCAGGAAGTGGAGTTATGTTTTTAAATAAAACAGTAAGTAGCACGATAAATATGCATAAACCTCATAATCCAGATATTTTAAAAGGATACCAAATAAAAAAAATTATACAAGAATTAGAAAACAACAACTTAATTTAAGATTATGCTTAAACATAGGGACATAAAAGGAACAGTAGAATTTGATCAAGAAACAAAAATGTTTTTTGGGGAATTAGTAGGAATCAACGGTCTTGTTATGTATGAAGCTGATAATGGAGATGATTTTGAGAAAAATTTCATTTCAGCTGTTGATGAGTATATAAAGATGTGTGAAGATAATGAAATGTCTATAAAAAAGAATTTAAAGGCGTTTTTAATGTGAGAACTTCACCTGAGATGCATGAAAAACTTTTTATGGCATCAGTTGAGAGTAAAACAAAACTTAATGCTATTATCAATGACGCTTTTGATGTATATTTTTCAACTGAAAAAAAGAAAGAATCTACATTTGATATGGCGACACCACCAGACAGATGGTCTGTAATTGGAAATAATAAACATGCTTGGCTCAAAAGTGATAGCTCAAAAATTCCAACTGAAAAAGTTTATGTCGTATTCGACGCTAGAGATGATAATTCTTACACAGTACTATCAACAGGTGATTTAGATATTCATAAAAGAAACGAATTTGACATACCTAGTTGGAAGTCGATTATGGATAAAATGAGAAAAGATAGGATGGAGAAAAAAAATAGAAAGATTTTAATGCTCCTTCCTAAAAATCCGATACAAATTATAGGTCAAAAATAATTAATTAAACCAAAGCAGAAACCTTTTTGCTTTGGTTTTTTGTTTTATAGGTTTTTATTTTCTATTCTGACAGCTTGTGCATTTGATTTTGAGTGATATAATTGTTTAGTAAATGTGGATGCCATTCATTGTAGATTTGTATTGATTCGTCCACAATTTTTCTTCTTAATTTTGTTTCAATATCATATTCCTGCTTCAAAATTCCGTTTATTTTCGCAGCCACGCATTTTCGTAAGGATCCGAGTTCTGTGTCATACTGCATTTGACATGGTGCTTTTTCAAAATTCTCTTATATTCATTCGAACAGTATTGCAAACCTCTGTCTGAGTGATGTATTAGAGATTCTATACCGCGTTGATGATTCTTAAATACCTTCCTAAGTGCCTTTAACCTACTTTCCGTATTAACATTATTTGCAACACAATGCCCAAAGATTTTCTTGGAATAAGCATCAGTGCTCAAACTTAAATAACTCTGATCCTTAATTTCAACTACAGGAAGTGGGGAGAAAGAGAGGTTGATTAGCAAACTCAATGAAATAGGGGAAGAATAATTCTTGATAAGATTACGGTTTTCCGTAAATATTTCTGCCTGTAGTAGTTTAGATTTGTGACTACAATTATCTTAAAAACTATATCATGGCTTGGTCATACAGAAAGAGAATCAAAATAATTCCCAGTGTACATTTGAATTTCAGCAAAAGAGGAATTTCAACTAGTATTGGGGTTAAAGGTATGAGTTTAAATTTGAGTTCGTCAGGTACGAGACTTAATACCAATTTTTCAGGTTTTTCAAATTCATACAGGCTTTCAGGTTCTTCATCACCAAAGGCTCCCTCTCAATCTTATCCTGAACCACAACCATTTTACACTGAGTTATCAGATAACATTTTTAGTGCCGATGTTCATGAGATAACATCCCAAAATATGGCAGGTATCAAAGAATCTATCTTAATGGCTCAACAGCAAAAAGCGGAATTGAAGACGGATCTGAAGAAGATAAAAAAAACGCTAACCTTTACGAAAACCAAGAAAATTGCGAGTTATATCTTTATATATGGATTGGTAAACAAAAATATTGTTCAACAGATAAATGAAGATATTAGTGCACAAAAAGAAGCGCTTAAAGAAACCCAGATTGTAATTGATAACTCGGCTGTTAAGGTTGATATACAGTTCGATGATCCTTCTAAGAGAAAGTATGAACAATTACAGCATTGTTTTAAAAATCTAACCACAGCGCATAAAATATGGGATATTACAGGAGCGCATTTTCAGGATCGTGTGGCTGCCCGATCTAGTGCCAGCACATTGGTCAACAGAAAAGATGCAAGAATTGGTTTTAAATCACTTCCCATCATCACATCAAACTATGAAGCAATATATTTTCAAAATGTGAACGGAGCAGATTTATATTTTTATCCAACATTTGTACTGATGTATAAAAATGATCAGAGCTTTGCCATTATTGGGTTTGATGAACTTAATGTTACATTTTCTTCTGTAAGTTTTACCGAAACCAGCAGTGTTCCTCGTGATTCAAAAGTTATTAGAAAAACATGGGCGAAAGTCAATAAAAACGGAACTCCTGACAAAAGATTCAAGAGTAATTATCAGATACCAGTCGTTCAATATGCAAGGCTGAGGTTTTCTTCCAGTAACGGTGTTAATGAGGAATATCAAATAAGTAATTTTGAGTTCGCCCAAGAGTTTGCAAATTCATTTCAGGAGTATAAAAGTTTGTGCAAGGAATTAGCTTAAAATCGATTTCAGAAAGCAATAAGATTGAAAATCTTATCTTTAATAATCTAAGAAAATTTAAAAATCAAATTTACTTTATCATCTAAAGTTAAATAAGCATCAAACTTTTTACCGTTTTTGCTTTTCATGTTTTTGATTAATGATGTTTTGTTTTGAGTTAATAGTAAAGTAAGATCTTTAATACTGAGTTGTACTCCGCATATAGTTCTGAAGAGAATCCAGTTGCACTGCTCATCGGGACATTTTACGATTTTATCTTTGATAATAAGATGATGCTGTTGGCATTTGGGGCATTTGAGTTCGGGAATATTTTCTTGAGGAATATGAAGTGATAAAAGTTCATTGGTGATTTCCACTGTGTAGTGTTGGATGTCGTTGATGAATTGTTTTGAGCTGAGCTCGCCTTTTTCGATCTTGTCCA comes from Chryseobacterium sp. 3008163 and encodes:
- a CDS encoding thermonuclease family protein, yielding MKKILFFLILPVFVFSQHTAKVIGIKDGDTVVILDSLKNQVTLRLADVDCPENNQPFGKNAKQFTSDQIFGKTVKYYITTTDRYNRSISKIYYDNGKYLSEEIIKNGLGWWYYKYSKDKNLGKLENQASSKKLGLFQDPNAIPPWIYREERRNSN
- a CDS encoding AbiH family protein, whose product is MNKLIIVGNGFDLAHGLKTKYSDLINFFWESLLLECDKLNSNMHKNNTTIGDKLPIGFSNEVYSVQISNVFALSEDHYINTKINKGLEKALEEVNENFIVDIKNSLFEFLLKQIEVQNWVDIENEYYEFLLEQLNFEKKKKEVLVLLN
- a CDS encoding type II toxin-antitoxin system HicA family toxin, with the protein product MSKKDKLIARLKNNPKDFEYSELRTLLISLGYDEDNKGGTSGSGVMFLNKTVSSTINMHKPHNPDILKGYQIKKIIQELENNNLI
- a CDS encoding AbiH family protein, with product MKIEKIESIHEKVITNNEWQPVISVGRRHFPILRTLVVNFNYTNTFEKLYLNNLRDYNKKFSNRSMEHIHIHGDINDLQNNPMIFGYGDELDKNSKDLAEIKGSEFFKNIKSLNYQSTSYYKNILKFIDENKFEVIILGHSCGNSDRTLLNTIFEHENCTTIQPYYHKWEGGDNYFDIVCNIYRNFTKNASFREKVVEKNLCETLT
- a CDS encoding DDE-type integrase/transposase/recombinase, with product MSLLINLSFSPLPVVEIKDQSYLSLSTDAYSKKIFGHCVANNVNTESRLKALRKVFKNHQRGIESLIHHSDRGLQYCSNEYKRILKKHHVKCSMTQNSDPYENAWLRK
- a CDS encoding DUF4236 domain-containing protein, coding for MNFSKRGISTSIGVKGMSLNLSSSGTRLNTNFSGFSNSYRLSGSSSPKAPSQSYPEPQPFYTELSDNIFSADVHEITSQNMAGIKESILMAQQQKAELKTDLKKIKKTLTFTKTKKIASYIFIYGLVNKNIVQQINEDISAQKEALKETQIVIDNSAVKVDIQFDDPSKRKYEQLQHCFKNLTTAHKIWDITGAHFQDRVAARSSASTLVNRKDARIGFKSLPIITSNYEAIYFQNVNGADLYFYPTFVLMYKNDQSFAIIGFDELNVTFSSVSFTETSSVPRDSKVIRKTWAKVNKNGTPDKRFKSNYQIPVVQYARLRFSSSNGVNEEYQISNFEFAQEFANSFQEYKSLCKELA